A DNA window from Selenomonas sp. oral taxon 126 contains the following coding sequences:
- a CDS encoding TonB-dependent receptor produces MKRTRKYQTALVAAVMAGFAFLPQAYAADTEYETDTVKVEAEGVDKHLVTTNTITAEEIADRGYRDLADILSQVPGLYMAPAAKDSKMVRVRGAEVGQTKVYIDGIPAFPLNGIATNAAADLSTIPADSIAKVEIIKGPGPVQYGTDYKGGVILVTTKDGDGAGKFRLSIAGGSHHTYDTRIGYSGSDKNISYALNASKRHTGGYLPNAENDKLYFDGKIKFKTSDKSSLILSGYYSDMDSEISNSIDPQTGKTLTADINWSINVDDLSDAMQKSYRKKNKTNNWHYKGFKQSNIALQYESRPNDRWQYDVKYYHLIDENNLWVHNLLRSDGGALLNYNNPRRPEWYRSGWFSTGNGIEANASTALGDKHQLSFGAKYVKIDWHTDSNNLSKGDEGTDKRTSFYIEDAWSFDTKTRMTLGVRHESLSQDANNVKSTDHATDPVLNITHDLTKADTLRFSAGRTHVFVQAKSAAANIRANVPVPKPERDRNFELGWKHRFNPKAELDLAVFYTDVTDRIVRLVKGGPFYNIDQTKIRGAELGYQHKFTQKLSAFANYTWMSAEDKSNGKTTDAAGIPHQMMNLGLTYREGKWRSTLLGRAVSGWTNGEKYPNSSGYFTADLDLRYEPQTDLGVFLRINNIFNKDYQDKLYHPAEGANFLLGVDMTF; encoded by the coding sequence ATGAAGCGAACACGGAAGTACCAGACCGCCCTCGTGGCAGCCGTCATGGCAGGATTTGCATTTCTGCCGCAGGCATACGCCGCCGACACGGAATATGAGACTGACACTGTCAAAGTCGAGGCAGAGGGCGTTGACAAGCACCTTGTGACAACGAACACGATCACGGCAGAGGAGATTGCGGATCGCGGCTATCGTGATCTGGCCGATATCCTTTCGCAGGTGCCGGGACTCTATATGGCGCCCGCAGCAAAAGACAGCAAGATGGTACGCGTTCGTGGCGCGGAGGTCGGGCAGACGAAAGTCTATATTGACGGCATCCCTGCGTTTCCTCTCAACGGTATTGCTACGAATGCAGCGGCTGATCTTTCGACGATTCCAGCAGACAGTATTGCAAAGGTCGAGATCATCAAGGGACCGGGACCCGTACAGTATGGCACAGACTATAAGGGCGGCGTCATTCTCGTGACAACGAAGGACGGTGACGGTGCAGGGAAATTCCGTCTGAGTATCGCCGGTGGCTCCCATCATACCTATGATACACGCATCGGCTATAGCGGCAGCGATAAGAATATCAGCTATGCACTGAATGCATCAAAGCGTCATACAGGCGGCTATCTGCCGAATGCGGAAAACGACAAGCTGTACTTTGACGGTAAGATCAAGTTCAAAACGAGTGACAAGTCCTCTCTCATATTGAGCGGATATTACTCCGATATGGACAGCGAGATCTCCAACAGTATCGATCCACAAACGGGAAAAACACTGACTGCAGATATCAACTGGTCAATCAATGTCGATGATCTTTCAGATGCTATGCAGAAGTCATATAGAAAGAAGAACAAAACGAACAACTGGCATTACAAGGGGTTCAAACAGAGCAACATTGCACTCCAGTACGAAAGCCGTCCAAATGATCGATGGCAGTATGATGTCAAGTACTATCATTTGATTGATGAAAACAATCTGTGGGTGCACAATCTATTGAGAAGCGACGGCGGAGCTCTTCTAAACTATAACAATCCCCGCCGACCGGAATGGTACCGCAGTGGCTGGTTCTCCACAGGAAACGGCATTGAGGCGAACGCTTCCACCGCACTTGGCGACAAGCACCAGCTGAGTTTCGGTGCAAAGTACGTCAAGATTGACTGGCATACGGATTCCAACAACCTCTCCAAAGGTGATGAGGGAACGGATAAGCGTACAAGTTTCTACATTGAGGACGCATGGAGCTTTGACACAAAGACGCGCATGACACTCGGCGTGCGCCATGAGTCCCTGTCACAGGATGCAAATAATGTAAAGAGCACGGATCATGCAACGGATCCCGTCCTCAATATCACGCATGATCTGACGAAAGCGGATACCCTGCGATTCTCGGCAGGACGCACGCATGTCTTTGTGCAAGCAAAGTCAGCAGCGGCAAACATTCGCGCTAATGTTCCCGTCCCGAAGCCGGAACGCGACCGCAATTTTGAACTGGGATGGAAGCATCGCTTCAACCCTAAAGCAGAACTTGATCTTGCCGTATTCTATACGGATGTAACGGATCGCATTGTGCGCCTTGTCAAAGGAGGTCCGTTTTATAATATCGACCAGACCAAGATTCGCGGGGCAGAACTTGGCTATCAGCACAAATTCACACAGAAATTGTCCGCCTTTGCCAACTATACATGGATGAGCGCGGAGGACAAGTCAAATGGGAAGACGACCGATGCTGCCGGTATCCCCCATCAGATGATGAATCTCGGGCTGACCTATCGCGAGGGCAAATGGCGCTCCACCCTGCTCGGACGTGCTGTGAGCGGATGGACGAATGGTGAAAAGTATCCGAACAGCTCCGGCTACTTTACGGCAGATCTCGATCTACGCTATGAGCCGCAGACGGATCTCGGTGTCTTCCTGCGCATTAACAACATCTTCAACAAAGACTATCAGGACAAGCTCTATCATCCGGCAGAAGGAGCAAACTTCCTCCTCGGCGTGGATATGACGTTCTAA
- a CDS encoding ATP-binding cassette domain-containing protein, with the protein MQPEADIILEIRDVSLTRGAFHLQPMRFAIGADEVLAIIGQTGSGKTMLLELMAGFHPPDAGAVLLNGRDMRELALHERKIGYLYQEYCLFPHMTAAENIAYGLRMKKVDGAACRERVHEIAKQFGICHLLTQYPSTLSGGEQQRTALARALITHPLLLLLDEPFSALDPVTKESMYEMIRRIRAEYHCAIAFVTHDFHEAAELADRVGILLHGTMQAIVPAKELFTHPWNEATKKFLGITK; encoded by the coding sequence ATGCAGCCGGAGGCTGACATCATACTGGAGATCAGGGATGTATCCCTGACACGGGGGGCATTTCACCTGCAGCCGATGCGTTTTGCCATCGGGGCGGATGAGGTGCTGGCGATCATTGGGCAGACCGGATCCGGCAAGACAATGCTGTTGGAGTTGATGGCGGGATTTCATCCGCCGGATGCCGGTGCGGTGCTGTTGAACGGGCGGGATATGAGAGAGCTTGCCCTGCATGAGCGGAAGATCGGATATCTCTATCAAGAGTACTGTCTGTTTCCGCACATGACGGCGGCAGAGAATATCGCCTACGGTCTGCGGATGAAGAAGGTGGACGGCGCAGCTTGCAGGGAGCGGGTACATGAGATTGCGAAGCAGTTCGGCATCTGCCATCTGCTGACGCAGTATCCATCGACGTTGAGCGGCGGTGAACAGCAGCGTACGGCTCTGGCGAGGGCACTCATTACCCATCCGTTGCTGTTGCTGTTGGACGAGCCGTTTTCGGCACTCGATCCTGTGACAAAGGAGTCCATGTACGAGATGATCCGCAGGATTCGGGCGGAGTATCACTGTGCGATTGCGTTTGTCACGCATGATTTTCACGAGGCGGCGGAGCTCGCCGACCGCGTCGGGATTCTGCTGCATGGAACGATGCAGGCAATCGTCCCTGCAAAAGAACTGTTTACGCACCCTTGGAACGAGGCAACAAAGAAGTTCCTCGGGATTACGAAATGA
- the modA gene encoding molybdate ABC transporter substrate-binding protein, with protein MRWKKELLVFGVMSAVALNVVGCGGTAEQPSSSTSASSSAAAETENLTGQVLHVYCGAGMQKPFQKIADAFREKTGCDVQVTYANAAQIQTQIKTSQEGDFFIAGSEQEIKPVQDSVKESKPLVRHIPVLAVSKGNPKGVNSLKSLTRGDVRVVMGDAQSTAIGKLSEKAFQDAGIKEALNITSTTTTAPQMATLLSMQEADAAILWKENCGDGVDIVPTDDLKPYIKTIPAARLKFQSDNRAADVFSTFLDSDEAHEIWKSFGYELVS; from the coding sequence ATGCGTTGGAAGAAAGAATTGCTTGTCTTTGGGGTGATGTCGGCTGTGGCTTTGAACGTTGTCGGCTGTGGGGGGACAGCGGAGCAGCCTTCGAGCAGTACGTCGGCATCCTCGTCGGCGGCTGCGGAGACGGAGAACCTGACGGGGCAGGTGCTGCACGTCTACTGTGGTGCGGGGATGCAGAAACCGTTCCAGAAGATTGCAGATGCGTTTCGGGAAAAGACCGGCTGCGATGTGCAGGTAACCTATGCGAATGCAGCGCAGATCCAGACGCAGATCAAGACATCGCAGGAGGGGGATTTCTTTATCGCTGGCTCTGAGCAGGAAATAAAGCCAGTGCAGGATTCTGTGAAGGAGAGCAAGCCGCTCGTCCGGCACATTCCCGTTCTGGCAGTCAGCAAGGGGAATCCGAAGGGCGTTAACAGCCTGAAGTCCCTGACGAGAGGAGATGTCCGCGTGGTGATGGGCGATGCCCAATCGACGGCAATCGGAAAGCTGTCCGAAAAGGCGTTTCAGGATGCAGGAATCAAGGAGGCTCTGAATATCACGTCGACCACGACGACAGCACCCCAGATGGCGACGCTCCTCTCCATGCAGGAGGCAGATGCTGCGATTCTCTGGAAGGAGAATTGCGGGGATGGTGTGGATATTGTTCCGACGGATGATCTGAAACCGTATATCAAGACGATTCCGGCGGCACGTCTGAAGTTCCAGTCCGACAATCGGGCGGCGGATGTTTTTTCGACGTTCTTGGATAGTGACGAAGCCCATGAGATCTGGAAATCGTTTGGCTATGAACTTGTCTCATGA
- a CDS encoding Rossmann-like domain-containing protein — protein sequence MNYWNLYDEIIDGLPQDIYIDDYAVGRPWTYVRAGDLVGICMTIPAYSRPRLRKESFLGCSLREAGEYVRSWQGQEASIAAAAINAFYNQPSKVEAMQGFHGEDASAETLDERKKLEAFAMYTEQIRGKKVAVIGHFPNFQKKWEPICDLSILEMQPEWGDYPAEAAEFLLPQQDFVFMTGATFANKTMPRLLELSKNAVTVLVGPSVPMHPCLFDYGANGLSGFTATDAALAADLVHFGYGTDIASCGKMADVLPHFV from the coding sequence GTGAACTACTGGAATCTTTACGATGAGATCATCGACGGATTGCCGCAGGACATCTATATCGACGACTATGCCGTCGGACGCCCGTGGACGTATGTGCGTGCAGGGGATTTGGTCGGCATCTGCATGACGATCCCTGCGTACAGCCGCCCGCGTCTACGAAAGGAGAGCTTTCTCGGCTGTTCGCTGCGCGAGGCGGGAGAGTACGTGCGCTCGTGGCAAGGGCAGGAGGCATCCATCGCCGCTGCCGCCATCAACGCATTTTACAATCAGCCGTCCAAGGTGGAGGCGATGCAGGGATTCCACGGCGAGGATGCGTCCGCCGAAACACTGGATGAGCGCAAGAAGCTGGAAGCATTCGCCATGTATACGGAGCAAATTCGCGGCAAGAAAGTCGCTGTCATCGGTCACTTTCCGAACTTCCAAAAGAAATGGGAACCGATATGCGACCTCTCCATCCTAGAAATGCAGCCCGAGTGGGGGGACTACCCGGCCGAGGCGGCAGAGTTCCTTCTGCCGCAGCAGGACTTTGTCTTTATGACAGGGGCGACCTTTGCCAACAAGACCATGCCGCGCCTCTTAGAGCTCTCAAAGAATGCCGTGACTGTCCTCGTTGGCCCCTCCGTGCCCATGCATCCATGTCTTTTTGACTACGGTGCAAACGGTCTTTCGGGATTTACAGCAACCGATGCTGCACTCGCTGCCGATCTCGTTCATTTCGGCTATGGAACCGATATTGCAAGCTGTGGAAAGATGGCGGACGTTCTTCCACATTTTGTCTGA
- a CDS encoding ABC transporter permease, producing MFVLIGGNISIILLDGLRTLPQHLLDVENQFALVLSVRCASISTALCFLLAVPTAYMLTREQLPCRRVVEVILELTMSLPYIVLGLSLLILFSSPLGKELKAAGLPVVFDTNGIIMAQLVVNLPFAIKLCVMALQGVDHKVELVAGLLGASPWQRFRTILLPLCRNALIGSLVLIWSRALGEFGATLMLVGVTRMKTETLPGNIYLNVSSNDLDSAMASAFVLLLLSGLSLAASNLLTGREGERRRYAAGG from the coding sequence GTGTTTGTGCTCATTGGCGGCAATATTTCCATTATCCTGTTGGATGGTTTGCGGACGCTGCCACAGCATCTTTTGGATGTGGAGAACCAATTTGCATTGGTGCTCAGTGTGCGATGTGCCAGCATTTCTACAGCACTTTGTTTTCTGCTTGCTGTACCGACAGCGTATATGCTCACGCGGGAGCAGCTGCCGTGCAGGCGTGTGGTCGAGGTGATCTTGGAGCTGACGATGTCTCTGCCATACATTGTGTTGGGGCTGAGTCTGCTGATTCTGTTTTCGTCGCCGCTTGGCAAGGAGCTGAAGGCAGCGGGGCTGCCGGTGGTATTTGATACCAATGGGATCATCATGGCGCAGCTTGTTGTGAATCTCCCGTTTGCGATCAAGCTCTGTGTGATGGCACTGCAGGGGGTAGATCATAAGGTGGAGTTGGTGGCGGGGCTGCTCGGTGCATCGCCGTGGCAGCGGTTCCGAACGATCCTGCTGCCGCTGTGCCGCAACGCCTTGATCGGCTCTCTGGTGCTGATTTGGTCGCGCGCACTGGGGGAGTTTGGTGCGACCTTGATGTTGGTGGGTGTGACGCGGATGAAAACGGAAACGCTGCCAGGCAACATCTATCTGAATGTGAGCAGCAATGATCTGGACAGTGCCATGGCAAGTGCCTTTGTTCTGCTGCTCTTGTCAGGGCTCTCCCTAGCGGCATCCAATCTGCTGACGGGACGAGAGGGGGAGCGAAGACGCTATGCAGCCGGAGGCTGA